The following proteins are encoded in a genomic region of Prosthecobacter sp. SYSU 5D2:
- a CDS encoding VCBS repeat-containing protein: MKSRLVTLLALTALASQAAPTFKKHTLTEEFVAEGAHFADFDKDGHNDICAGPYIWKGPDFKERIEYTAPAEKPYDPGKGYSDYFLTYTYDFNSDGWHDILVFSWPGKETWIFENPQGKAGHWPRHSIFDITDNESPTIGDMNGDGKPELICHTSSGSQPPKGGRLGYAEIDWANPFGKARFRPITPVTEENNKKYFRYTHGYGFGDVNGDGRPDLLTKEGWFEQPADMKEDKDWTFHPAPFAPEGERGGSFILVYDVNGDGRNDVISSHNAHGFGLSWYEQNADGTFNDHKLMGSTVEDSAVGVKFSQLHAMQMADMDGDGILDLVTGKRRWAHGPLKDDEPNAPPVLYWFKIQRDPSGSVEFIPHLIDDNSGVGTQVTPGDVNKDGKLDVVIGNKKGVFVFLQE; the protein is encoded by the coding sequence ATGAAGTCCCGCCTCGTCACCCTCCTTGCCCTCACCGCCCTGGCCAGCCAAGCCGCGCCCACCTTTAAAAAACACACCCTCACGGAGGAATTCGTCGCCGAGGGAGCCCACTTTGCCGACTTCGACAAAGACGGCCACAACGACATCTGCGCTGGCCCTTACATCTGGAAAGGCCCGGACTTCAAAGAGCGCATCGAATACACCGCCCCCGCCGAGAAGCCCTATGATCCCGGCAAAGGCTACAGCGACTACTTTCTTACCTACACCTACGACTTCAACAGCGACGGCTGGCACGACATCCTCGTCTTCTCCTGGCCCGGCAAAGAGACCTGGATTTTCGAGAACCCCCAGGGCAAAGCCGGCCACTGGCCCCGCCACAGCATCTTTGACATCACCGACAACGAATCCCCCACCATCGGCGACATGAACGGCGACGGCAAACCCGAGCTCATCTGCCACACCAGCAGCGGCAGCCAGCCGCCCAAAGGTGGCCGACTCGGTTACGCCGAGATTGACTGGGCCAATCCCTTCGGCAAAGCCCGCTTCCGCCCCATTACCCCCGTCACGGAAGAGAATAACAAAAAGTACTTCCGATATACCCATGGTTATGGCTTCGGCGATGTCAATGGCGACGGCCGCCCCGACCTCCTTACCAAAGAAGGCTGGTTCGAGCAGCCCGCCGACATGAAAGAAGACAAAGACTGGACCTTCCATCCCGCCCCCTTTGCCCCGGAGGGCGAGCGCGGCGGCTCCTTCATCCTCGTCTATGACGTCAATGGCGACGGCCGCAACGACGTCATCAGCAGCCACAATGCCCACGGCTTCGGCCTCAGCTGGTATGAGCAGAATGCCGACGGCACCTTTAACGACCACAAGCTCATGGGCAGCACCGTCGAGGACAGCGCCGTCGGCGTCAAATTCAGCCAGCTCCACGCCATGCAGATGGCGGATATGGATGGCGACGGCATCCTGGACCTCGTCACTGGCAAGCGCCGCTGGGCTCACGGCCCTCTCAAGGACGATGAGCCCAATGCCCCCCCCGTCCTATACTGGTTCAAAATCCAGCGCGACCCCTCCGGCAGCGTCGAGTTCATCCCCCATCTCATTGACGACAACAGCGGCGTCGGCACCCAGGTCACCCCCGGCGATGTCAACAAAGACGGCAAGCTCGATGTCGTCATCGGCAACAAAAAAGGCGTCTTCGTCTTCCTGCAGGAATAG
- a CDS encoding DEAD/DEAH box helicase encodes MLPSLNTLKLPDPWQHQAVNLLREGTDVVVSAPTGAGKTYIFELLHQSRSLLGQAVYTVPTRALANDKFAEWKEAKWDVGIATGDVSENVGAPVVVATLETQLERLVRGEGPALLVIDEYQMIADATRGSHYEAAIALAPAGTRLLLLSGSVANPEDVVAWLRRLGRAAEVVQTKERPVPLEEAPWEALPQRMARHFEHFWPKFAAAVMLADLAPLLIFSPRRKEAESIARRLAADLPAGDSLELTHEQRAVCGKDLTALLEKRIAFHHSGLSYAARAGVIEPLAKAGQLRVIVATMGLSAGINFSVRSVHVAATTFHDGKGEHKLTPAELLQMYGRAGRRGLDEKGYVVTTRQSPTLMDARPARLHRGELLAWPIFLRVMKHASQTGADTFEAAGLFASRLFAKTPPLLGLEADAPEMLNAPQAVKALFGLEATQKQILNSQGEWERRTNIPLQRMPLGQAWLAGPEKSALALSVPGFVARFAHGIGRVGKLGKDRYGVEIPLGQPLEEEPGHLRPTKSLRKLLKLPRKVESVPLEEIEILHSPALAALLLEGQNGDVFPEVMPRLTGTAAKEGLVFAIFDLGEVEVPVYHDSHARPILQPRERTIVVKNETGIHTDDSATTATDRQPRPGSPIHAWRSLGLIDEGGVPTRRGEIFSFFQGGEGLAIAAALEDESYPVDELIPHMANLRSGTKFDLPVACGSERLGAICRNTFGFINHPGYLENGLPLDYGEGAAELLDTLLHPDRPGSRDLRQDVAAGDLSRAYVEWLSLLRHITHAPAHPWRRWLALQEAATSALKQHNKTLRHLFHLDLPPLTNKQRHGKPKHYLMVRG; translated from the coding sequence ATGCTTCCTTCCCTCAATACCCTCAAGCTCCCTGATCCCTGGCAGCACCAGGCTGTGAACCTGCTGCGGGAGGGCACGGATGTGGTCGTGAGCGCGCCAACGGGGGCGGGAAAAACGTACATCTTTGAGCTGCTCCACCAGTCGCGCTCGCTGCTGGGGCAGGCAGTTTACACGGTGCCGACGCGCGCACTGGCGAATGACAAATTTGCGGAATGGAAGGAGGCGAAGTGGGATGTGGGGATCGCGACAGGGGATGTGTCTGAGAATGTGGGGGCACCGGTGGTGGTGGCGACGCTGGAGACGCAACTGGAGCGGCTGGTGCGTGGGGAGGGGCCGGCGCTGCTGGTGATTGACGAGTATCAGATGATCGCGGATGCGACGCGGGGGAGTCATTATGAGGCGGCCATTGCGCTGGCTCCGGCGGGGACGCGGCTGCTGCTGCTGAGCGGCTCTGTGGCGAATCCAGAGGATGTGGTGGCGTGGCTGCGGCGGCTGGGCCGGGCGGCGGAGGTGGTGCAGACGAAGGAGCGGCCGGTGCCGCTGGAGGAGGCGCCGTGGGAGGCGCTGCCGCAGCGGATGGCGCGACATTTTGAGCACTTTTGGCCGAAATTTGCGGCGGCGGTGATGCTGGCGGATCTGGCGCCGCTGCTGATTTTTTCGCCACGGCGGAAGGAGGCGGAATCGATCGCGCGGCGGCTGGCGGCGGATCTGCCGGCGGGGGATTCGCTGGAGCTGACGCATGAGCAGCGGGCGGTGTGTGGCAAGGACCTGACGGCGCTGCTGGAGAAGCGCATCGCGTTTCATCACAGCGGGCTGTCTTATGCGGCGCGCGCGGGGGTGATCGAGCCGCTGGCGAAGGCGGGGCAGCTGCGGGTGATCGTGGCGACGATGGGGCTGTCGGCGGGCATCAATTTCAGCGTGCGGAGTGTGCATGTGGCGGCGACGACTTTTCATGATGGCAAGGGGGAGCATAAGCTGACGCCGGCGGAGCTGCTGCAGATGTATGGCCGCGCGGGACGCCGGGGGCTGGATGAAAAGGGCTATGTGGTGACGACGCGGCAGAGCCCGACGCTGATGGATGCGCGGCCGGCGCGGCTGCATCGCGGGGAGCTGCTGGCGTGGCCGATTTTTCTGCGGGTGATGAAACATGCCTCGCAGACGGGAGCGGATACGTTTGAGGCGGCGGGGCTGTTTGCCAGCCGGCTGTTTGCGAAAACACCTCCTTTGTTAGGCCTGGAGGCGGATGCGCCGGAGATGCTGAATGCGCCGCAGGCGGTAAAGGCGCTGTTTGGCCTGGAGGCGACGCAAAAGCAGATCCTGAATTCGCAGGGGGAGTGGGAGAGGCGGACGAATATTCCGTTGCAACGCATGCCGTTAGGCCAGGCGTGGCTGGCGGGGCCGGAGAAGAGTGCGCTGGCGCTGAGTGTGCCGGGTTTTGTGGCGCGTTTTGCCCATGGCATTGGCCGTGTGGGCAAGCTGGGCAAGGACCGCTATGGGGTGGAGATTCCGCTGGGGCAGCCGCTGGAGGAGGAGCCGGGGCATCTGCGCCCAACTAAAAGTCTGCGCAAGCTGCTGAAGCTGCCGCGCAAGGTGGAATCGGTGCCGCTGGAGGAGATCGAGATCCTGCACTCCCCTGCCCTGGCGGCGCTGCTGCTGGAGGGGCAGAACGGGGATGTTTTTCCGGAGGTGATGCCGCGTCTCACGGGCACGGCGGCGAAGGAGGGGCTGGTATTTGCCATCTTCGACCTCGGCGAGGTGGAGGTGCCCGTGTATCATGACAGCCATGCCCGGCCAATCCTTCAGCCGCGTGAGCGCACGATTGTGGTGAAAAATGAGACAGGCATCCACACAGATGACAGCGCGACCACGGCAACGGATCGCCAGCCGCGTCCTGGGTCACCCATCCATGCGTGGCGCTCGCTCGGCCTCATTGACGAAGGCGGTGTGCCCACACGGCGCGGAGAGATTTTTTCCTTCTTCCAGGGGGGAGAGGGCCTGGCCATCGCCGCTGCGCTGGAGGACGAAAGCTACCCGGTGGATGAGCTCATCCCGCACATGGCGAACCTGCGCAGCGGCACCAAATTTGACCTCCCCGTTGCCTGCGGCTCCGAGCGCCTCGGGGCCATCTGCCGGAACACTTTCGGTTTCATCAACCACCCCGGTTATCTGGAAAACGGCCTGCCCCTGGACTATGGCGAGGGTGCCGCCGAACTGCTGGACACCCTGCTGCACCCTGACCGCCCTGGCAGCCGCGACCTCCGCCAGGACGTCGCCGCCGGCGACCTGTCCCGCGCCTATGTGGAGTGGCTCAGCCTCCTCCGCCACATCACCCACGCCCCCGCTCACCCCTGGCGCCGCTGGCTGGCTTTGCAAGAAGCGGCTACAAGCGCCC
- a CDS encoding type II toxin-antitoxin system VapC family toxin → MIVYPDTSYLCALYREQNNTELALAYDEQMTAPLQVSTLLEFEFRQAVRLQVWLNDQDRSKGYRQDEADRMLADWEIDIAAGHIRIVPVDMDAVLRMAEHLSQTHTYRTGNRTLDILHVATALHLSAQAFLTFDDRQRKIARAAGLQAPL, encoded by the coding sequence ATGATCGTTTACCCAGATACCAGCTATCTCTGCGCCTTGTATCGCGAGCAGAATAACACCGAACTTGCTCTCGCCTATGACGAGCAAATGACCGCCCCCCTCCAAGTCTCCACCTTGCTCGAGTTTGAGTTCCGCCAGGCCGTCCGCTTGCAGGTCTGGCTGAATGACCAGGACCGCAGCAAAGGCTACCGGCAGGACGAGGCGGACCGGATGCTCGCCGACTGGGAAATAGACATCGCCGCCGGCCACATACGCATCGTCCCCGTGGACATGGATGCCGTCCTGCGCATGGCCGAGCACCTCTCCCAGACCCACACCTACCGCACCGGCAACCGCACCCTGGACATCCTCCATGTCGCCACCGCCCTGCATCTCTCCGCCCAGGCCTTCCTCACCTTCGATGACCGCCAGCGCAAGATCGCCCGCGCCGCCGGCCTCCAGGCACCGTTGTAA